The Girardinichthys multiradiatus isolate DD_20200921_A chromosome 6, DD_fGirMul_XY1, whole genome shotgun sequence genome window below encodes:
- the glula gene encoding glutamate-ammonia ligase (glutamine synthase) a — protein MATSASASLSKTIKQQYMELPQGDKVQAMYIWVDGTGEGLRCKTRTLDFEPKSIKELPEWNFDGSSTYQAEGSNSDMYLIPAAMFRDPFRKDPNKLVLCEVQKYNRKPAETNLRIKCSKVMEMVADQHPWFGMEQEYTILGTDGHPFGWPSNGFPGPQGPYYCGVGADNAYGRDIVEAHYRACLYAGVNICGTNAEVMPAQWEFQIGLCEGIDMGDHLWVARFILHRVCEDFGVVASFDPKPIPGNWNGAGCHTNFSTKEMREEDGLKAIEDAIEKLGKRHEYHIRAYDPKGGLDNARRLTGRHETSNIHEFSAGVANRGASIRIPRSVGQEKRGYFEDRRPSANCDPYSVTEALIRTCLLNEEGEEPTDY, from the exons ATGGCCACGTCAGCCAGCGCCAGCTTGAGTAAAACCATCAAGCAGCAGTACATGGAACTCCCCCAGGGGGATAAAGTCCAGGCCATGTACATTTGGGTTGATGGAACAGGAGAGGGGCTCCGCTGCAAAACAAGAACTCTTGATTTTGAGCCCAAAAGCATTAAAG AACTCCCTGAGTGGAACTTCGATGGCTCCAGCACCTACCAGGCAGAGGGCTCCAATAGCGACATGTATTTGATTCCTGCTGCCATGTTTCGAGATCCATTCCGTAAAGACCCCAACAAGCTGGTCCTGTGTGAAGTTCAGAAGTACAACCGCAAACCTGCCG AAACCAACCTTCGCATCAAATGTAGCAAGGTGATGGAGATGGTGGCGGACCAGCATCCCTGGTTTGGTATGGAGCAGGAGTACACCATCCTGGGCACAGATGGACACCCATTCGGCTGGCCATCTAATGGGTTTCCCGGACCACAAG GTCCATACTACTGTGGAGTTGGAGCTGACAATGCCTATGGCAGAGACATCGTAGAGGCTCATTACAGAGCATGTTTGTATGCTGGAGTCAACATTTGTGGAACAAATGCAGAAGTGATGCCTGCCCAG tggGAGTTTCAGATTGGACTGTGTGAAGGGATTGACATGGGTGATCATCTGTGGGTGGCTCGCTTCATCTTGCACCGTGTCTGTGAAGATTTTGGTGTTGTGGCCTCATTTGACCCCAAGCCCATCCCAGGAAACTGGAACGGTGCAGGCTGCCATACGAACTTTAGCACAAAAGAGatgagggaagaagatggactGAA AGCTATTGAAGATGCCATTGAGAAGCTTGGAAAGAGACACGAGTATCATATACGTGCCTACGATCCCAAGGGGGGTCTCGACAACGCCCGTCGCCTCACCGGCCGTCACGAAACGTCAAACATTCACGAATTTTCTGCAGGCGTGGCCAACCGCGGCGCCAGCATTCGCATTCCTCGCAGTGTGGGCCAGGAGAAGAGGGGTTACTTCGAAGACCGACGCCCGTCAGCCAACTGCGACCCGTATAGCGTTACCGAGGCTCTGATCCGTACTTGTCTGCTCAACGAGGAGGGTGAAGAACCAACGGATTACTAA